One stretch of Methanobacterium veterum DNA includes these proteins:
- the trpD gene encoding anthranilate phosphoribosyltransferase gives MIAECIKKVASFEDLNEKEAYGCMTQIMNGNASDIQIASFLTSISMKGETVPEITGFVKAMREVCVPVSPDINAPLVDTCGTGGDKLKTFNISTISAIIAASCGVVIAKHGNRSITSKCGGADILEALGVTIDSGAEEVEKSMENAGIGFMFAPNFHPAMKYVMPVRRELNIRTVFNILGPLTSPANADIQLLGVFDPDYVELVADVLKNLGVKKAMVVHGFDSNGNPAMDEISTLGKTKVAIVDNGEISIKEIYPEDFGIQRTREELIKASSDMDENMQIAVDVLKCMERNETEKARLDLCLTNAAAILFISGVVDNFSEGVEVARDAVESGAALKKLHEFVENS, from the coding sequence ATGATAGCTGAATGCATAAAAAAGGTCGCTTCATTTGAAGATCTAAATGAAAAAGAAGCTTATGGATGTATGACTCAGATAATGAATGGGAATGCAAGCGACATCCAAATAGCTTCTTTTTTAACTTCCATTTCCATGAAGGGTGAGACTGTTCCAGAAATAACCGGTTTTGTAAAGGCCATGCGTGAAGTCTGCGTACCAGTATCTCCAGATATAAACGCCCCCCTCGTAGATACATGTGGTACTGGGGGTGATAAACTAAAAACATTTAATATAAGTACCATTTCAGCAATAATAGCTGCATCCTGCGGCGTGGTAATAGCAAAACATGGTAACAGAAGCATAACAAGTAAATGCGGTGGCGCAGATATACTCGAAGCACTTGGTGTAACAATAGACAGTGGGGCAGAAGAAGTTGAAAAAAGTATGGAAAATGCAGGCATCGGATTTATGTTCGCGCCCAACTTTCACCCTGCAATGAAGTACGTGATGCCTGTGAGACGGGAGCTTAATATAAGGACAGTCTTTAACATCTTGGGCCCACTTACATCACCGGCAAATGCAGATATTCAACTCCTTGGAGTTTTTGATCCAGACTATGTTGAACTGGTGGCAGATGTACTTAAAAATTTAGGTGTAAAAAAAGCCATGGTAGTTCACGGGTTTGACAGCAATGGAAATCCAGCGATGGATGAAATATCTACACTTGGAAAAACCAAAGTGGCAATTGTTGATAATGGGGAAATCAGTATTAAAGAAATTTACCCTGAAGACTTCGGTATCCAGAGGACCCGTGAAGAACTAATAAAAGCTTCCTCAGATATGGACGAAAATATGCAGATTGCAGTTGATGTCCTTAAATGTATGGAAAGAAATGAAACTGAAAAGGCAAGGCTTGATCTATGTCTCACAAATGCCGCAGCTATCCTTTTTATAAGTGGAGTCGTAGATAATTTCTCAGAAGGCGTGGAAGTTGCTCGAGATGCAGTTGAATCAGGGGCAGCCCTTAAAAAACTTCATGAATTTGTAGAAAATAGTTAA